Proteins found in one Planctomycetes bacterium MalM25 genomic segment:
- the rpsT gene encoding 30S ribosomal protein S20 encodes MPNSDSAKKRLRQNEAARLRNRSSRTAMRTQVKKVRTAVAAGDVERSETEFKAAAKKLDKAASSSLIHANAAARTKSRLSKAIKELKAAK; translated from the coding sequence ATGCCCAATTCCGATAGCGCCAAGAAGCGTCTCCGTCAGAACGAAGCCGCTCGCCTCCGCAACCGCAGCTCCCGCACCGCCATGCGGACGCAGGTGAAGAAGGTTCGCACGGCGGTCGCCGCGGGCGACGTGGAACGGAGCGAGACCGAGTTCAAAGCGGCCGCGAAGAAGCTCGACAAGGCGGCCTCGTCAAGCCTGATCCACGCCAACGCCGCGGCCCGCACCAAGAGCCGCCTGTCGAAGGCGATCAAGGAGCTCAAGGCGGCCAAGTGA
- the nasF gene encoding Uroporphyrinogen-III C-methyltransferase produces the protein MATPPQPGTVYLVGAGPGDPGLLTVEGARRLGEADVVLYDYLANDALLRHAPPHAERHCLGRHGAGKLWTQATINERMIAEALAGKTVVRLKGGDPSVFGRMAEELAACRTAGVPYAIVPGVTTATAAGAYAGVTITDRDRASCVALVTGHERADGPASGTADFAKLADFPGTLVVYMGVTTAPEWSRRLLDGGKPADTPVTIVRRCSLPDQWTHRTTLGELPEVLAPKKVRPPLVVVVGDVAGDDAADWFATRPLFGQTVLVTRPASQQHGLATQLEELGARVLLHPVIEIAPTPDPRAVDAAVDRLGEYDWVVFSSRNGVEATLDRLAARGRDARAFGAAKLAAVGTATADALAAWRLTADLTPDEHRAESLAAALAPHVRGKRLLLVRASRGREVLGDELRNAGATVEQVVAYVSRDVAAADPAVLEEIAAGGVDWITATSSAIARSAVRLFGEAIDRAATPPRFAAISPLTAEALAAAGRPASAVAREATSESLVAALASAGD, from the coding sequence TTGGCCACGCCCCCACAGCCAGGAACCGTCTACCTCGTCGGCGCCGGTCCGGGCGATCCGGGGCTGCTGACCGTCGAGGGCGCGCGTCGCTTGGGCGAGGCGGACGTCGTCCTGTACGACTACCTGGCGAACGACGCCCTCCTGCGCCACGCCCCACCGCACGCCGAGCGGCACTGCCTCGGCCGGCACGGCGCGGGCAAGCTGTGGACACAAGCCACGATCAACGAGCGGATGATCGCCGAGGCCCTCGCCGGCAAGACGGTCGTCCGGCTCAAGGGGGGCGATCCGAGCGTCTTCGGCCGGATGGCCGAGGAGCTGGCCGCCTGCCGCACGGCGGGCGTTCCGTACGCGATCGTCCCCGGCGTGACGACCGCCACCGCCGCCGGCGCTTACGCCGGCGTCACGATCACCGACCGCGACCGCGCGTCGTGCGTCGCGCTGGTGACCGGGCACGAGCGGGCGGACGGCCCGGCGAGCGGCACGGCCGACTTCGCCAAGCTGGCCGACTTCCCCGGCACGCTGGTCGTGTACATGGGCGTCACCACCGCGCCCGAGTGGAGCCGCCGGCTGCTCGACGGGGGCAAGCCGGCCGACACGCCGGTGACGATCGTCCGCCGCTGCTCGCTGCCCGATCAGTGGACCCATCGGACCACGCTGGGCGAGCTGCCCGAGGTGCTCGCGCCCAAGAAGGTCCGGCCCCCGCTGGTGGTCGTCGTCGGCGATGTCGCGGGCGACGACGCGGCCGACTGGTTCGCCACGCGGCCGCTCTTCGGCCAGACCGTCTTGGTCACGCGCCCCGCGAGCCAGCAACACGGCCTCGCCACTCAACTGGAGGAGCTCGGCGCGCGGGTCTTGCTGCACCCGGTCATCGAGATCGCTCCCACGCCCGACCCGAGGGCGGTCGACGCGGCGGTCGATCGCCTGGGCGAGTACGACTGGGTCGTCTTCAGCAGCCGCAACGGCGTCGAGGCGACGCTCGACCGGCTCGCCGCTCGCGGGCGCGACGCCCGCGCGTTCGGCGCCGCGAAGCTCGCGGCCGTCGGCACGGCGACGGCCGACGCGCTCGCCGCTTGGCGGCTGACGGCCGACCTGACGCCCGACGAGCACCGCGCCGAATCGCTCGCCGCCGCCCTCGCGCCACACGTCCGTGGTAAACGGCTGCTGCTCGTCCGCGCCAGCCGGGGACGCGAGGTGCTGGGTGACGAGCTGCGCAACGCCGGCGCGACGGTCGAGCAGGTCGTCGCCTACGTGAGCCGCGACGTCGCCGCGGCCGACCCGGCCGTGCTCGAAGAGATCGCCGCCGGCGGGGTCGACTGGATCACCGCGACGAGCTCCGCGATCGCCCGCTCGGCGGTTCGCTTGTTCGGCGAGGCGATCGACCGGGCGGCGACGCCCCCCCGCTTCGCGGCGATCAGCCCCCTGACGGCCGAGGCGCTCGCCGCCGCCGGACGCCCCGCCAGCGCGGTCGCCCGCGAAGCGACTTCGGAGAGCCTGGTGGCGGCTTTGGCGTCGGCCGGCGATTAG
- a CDS encoding Glycosyl hydrolases family 43, whose amino-acid sequence MLRLVVLSLLLATTASAAEPFPYMLPKEKPAGPLSPAINRLYDAYPAPIPQDNELYTQFRYTPLVGFDYHGGDGTISRRDPSKVIRENGKYYVWYTKRHTPTPPQGARRSTDTIPSSDWDLADIWYATSEDGFSWEEQGVAVPRPPKPAPGWRSVSTTDILKWKGKYYLYYQAFLQTSGKRGDDCPVAVSIADSPDGPWTPHGEPVIPNGPAGAWDQFSIHDPYPLVYRGKIYLYYKSDFNRKGSYLRMQGLAIADDPLGPFEKHPLNPVVNSGHETTLFPFKTGVAALVIRDGPEHNTIQYAEDGVDFRVASFVSLMPNAAGPYIPDAFTNTTDGRGITWGLSHFTGAGGRGGRYAILARFDCDLSRDLHDRELKRSYNNYPPEFYFSHPLSERQRRRIAAENRAAE is encoded by the coding sequence ATGCTCCGTCTCGTCGTCCTCAGCCTTCTCCTGGCCACGACCGCGTCGGCTGCCGAGCCGTTCCCCTACATGCTGCCGAAGGAGAAGCCGGCGGGACCGTTGAGCCCCGCGATCAACCGGCTCTACGACGCCTACCCCGCGCCGATCCCGCAGGACAACGAGCTGTACACCCAGTTCCGTTACACCCCGCTGGTCGGGTTCGACTACCACGGCGGCGACGGCACCATCTCGCGCCGCGACCCGTCGAAGGTGATCCGGGAGAACGGCAAGTACTACGTCTGGTACACCAAACGCCACACCCCCACGCCCCCTCAGGGCGCCCGCCGATCGACCGACACAATCCCCTCCAGCGACTGGGACCTGGCGGACATCTGGTACGCCACGAGCGAAGACGGCTTCAGCTGGGAAGAGCAGGGGGTCGCCGTGCCGCGCCCGCCGAAGCCCGCCCCCGGCTGGCGGTCGGTCTCCACCACCGACATCCTCAAGTGGAAGGGCAAGTACTACCTCTACTACCAGGCCTTCCTCCAGACCAGCGGCAAGCGGGGCGACGACTGCCCCGTGGCGGTCTCCATCGCCGACTCGCCCGACGGACCCTGGACCCCGCACGGCGAGCCGGTCATCCCCAACGGCCCGGCCGGCGCGTGGGACCAGTTCTCCATCCACGACCCCTACCCGCTGGTCTACCGGGGCAAGATCTACCTCTACTACAAGTCGGACTTCAACCGCAAAGGGAGCTACCTGCGGATGCAGGGGCTCGCGATCGCCGACGACCCGCTCGGCCCCTTCGAGAAGCACCCGCTCAACCCGGTCGTCAACTCGGGGCACGAGACCACGCTCTTCCCCTTTAAGACCGGCGTCGCCGCGCTCGTCATCCGCGACGGCCCGGAGCACAACACGATCCAGTACGCCGAGGACGGCGTCGATTTCCGCGTCGCCTCGTTCGTGTCGCTCATGCCGAACGCCGCCGGGCCGTACATCCCGGACGCGTTCACCAACACGACCGACGGCCGCGGCATCACCTGGGGCCTCAGCCACTTCACCGGCGCCGGGGGACGCGGCGGGCGCTACGCGATCCTCGCCCGCTTCGACTGCGACCTCAGCCGCGACCTGCACGACCGCGAGCTGAAGCGGTCGTACAACAACTACCCGCCCGAGTTTTACTTCTCCCACCCGCTCAGCGAGCGGCAACGCCGGCGGATCGCCGCGGAGAACCGCGCCGCCGAGTGA
- a CDS encoding putative major pilin subunit, which translates to MRTQKSPHGFTLVELLVVIAIIGILVALLLPAVQAAREAARRTQCTNNLKNLGLASLNHSDTFGFMPSGGWGFKWSGEPDMGFGEKQPGGWVFSVLPFMEDQAIYDIAKGLSGQQKLDALVVLRSTVAPMLICPSRRQARGYPIVPEALDETVYAGNNPETAGRTDYAGNSGTVRFGWEGEVQNGISGPTSDCLSTYPNCTFFDQIEPKIDAAAKNGLPFNGLIGYRSEVTFARITDGTSKTMLFGEKYHNPLEYETGAHCGDNNSVFHGYDWDNLRWGPMRNVNDPTTLKANTTTRRTPLKDKAGFNGGGPGQCSQQFGAAHPGGFNTANCDGSVSSVSYDVDLFVLSSLCSRQDGFSEQE; encoded by the coding sequence ATGCGAACCCAAAAATCCCCCCACGGTTTCACGCTGGTGGAGCTGCTGGTCGTGATCGCGATCATCGGCATCCTGGTCGCCCTGCTGCTGCCCGCCGTGCAAGCCGCCCGCGAAGCGGCCCGCCGAACGCAGTGTACGAACAATCTTAAGAACCTCGGGCTGGCCTCTTTGAATCACAGCGACACCTTCGGCTTCATGCCCTCGGGAGGCTGGGGTTTTAAGTGGTCGGGTGAGCCCGACATGGGGTTCGGTGAGAAGCAACCGGGTGGTTGGGTTTTCAGCGTCCTCCCCTTTATGGAGGATCAAGCGATCTACGACATAGCTAAAGGGCTTAGTGGGCAGCAGAAGCTCGATGCGCTCGTCGTGTTACGATCGACGGTGGCGCCGATGTTGATCTGTCCCTCCCGTCGCCAGGCACGAGGCTACCCGATCGTCCCCGAAGCGCTTGATGAGACGGTTTATGCCGGCAATAACCCCGAAACGGCCGGCCGGACGGATTACGCAGGCAACTCCGGGACGGTCCGCTTTGGCTGGGAGGGGGAGGTCCAGAATGGGATCAGTGGCCCAACCTCGGATTGCCTTAGTACGTACCCCAACTGCACCTTCTTCGATCAGATCGAGCCAAAGATCGATGCCGCTGCGAAGAACGGGTTGCCCTTCAATGGGCTCATTGGTTACCGCAGTGAGGTGACTTTTGCTCGGATTACCGATGGCACGTCCAAGACGATGCTCTTCGGCGAGAAGTACCACAACCCTCTAGAGTATGAGACCGGCGCCCACTGTGGTGACAATAACTCGGTCTTTCACGGCTACGATTGGGATAACTTGCGTTGGGGGCCGATGAGGAACGTGAACGATCCGACGACTTTGAAAGCGAATACAACGACGCGTCGCACTCCGTTGAAAGACAAGGCCGGCTTCAACGGAGGTGGTCCCGGGCAGTGCAGCCAGCAGTTCGGCGCCGCGCACCCGGGCGGCTTCAACACGGCGAACTGTGACGGATCGGTTAGTTCGGTCTCGTACGATGTCGACCTGTTCGTGCTGAGCTCGCTCTGCTCGCGTCAGGACGGTTTCAGCGAGCAAGAGTAA